Proteins encoded together in one Dehalococcoidia bacterium window:
- a CDS encoding tautomerase family protein: MPIVRIEMWPGRTQAQKAELARVITEAMVNIAHTTPEATIIIFEDVPKENWAQGGVLASEQ; encoded by the coding sequence ATGCCTATCGTCCGCATCGAGATGTGGCCAGGCCGCACCCAGGCCCAGAAGGCCGAGCTGGCCCGGGTCATCACCGAGGCCATGGTCAACATCGCCCATACCACCCCCGAGGCCACCATCATCATCTTCGAGGACGTTCCCAAGGAGAACTGGGCCCAGGGCGGGGTGCTGGCCTCGGAGCAGTAG
- a CDS encoding YraN family protein, whose product MTDRRRTLGSFGERLVAGYLESRGYRIRQRNVRLAEGEIDLVAEKDDWLVFVEVRTRRGQAAGTAAESVTPRKQRRLLALAEAYLQAA is encoded by the coding sequence GTGACTGACCGACGACGCACCCTGGGGTCCTTCGGCGAACGCCTGGTGGCCGGCTACCTGGAGTCCCGCGGCTACCGCATCCGCCAGCGCAACGTCCGTCTGGCTGAGGGGGAGATCGACCTGGTGGCCGAGAAGGACGACTGGCTGGTGTTCGTCGAGGTGCGCACCCGCAGGGGTCAGGCAGCAGGCACGGCCGCCGAATCGGTGACGCCCCGCAAGCAGCGCCGGCTGCTGGCCCTGGCCGAGGCCTATCTGCAGGCAGC
- the ftsH gene encoding ATP-dependent zinc metalloprotease FtsH yields the protein MNGRWLRQGFLYLLILVAVVVVIYSLLPQGHDRTQEVGLAALVQDVRQGQVGEVTVSGNTVSWKRFDSDQQFRARLEQGDTVRKVLQDAGIPLEQQPVVKTEQGRPWESILNFFIQLLPVILIVGILFLFLRQAQGTNSQALNFGRSRARLINSSRPTITFADVAGVDEAKEELKEVVEFLKYPEKFASLGARVPKGVLLVGPPGTGKTLLAKAVAGEAGVPFFSISGSEFVEMFVGVGAARVRDLFDQAKRNSPCIVFIDEIDAVGRHRGAGLGGSHDEREQTLNQILVEMDGFDTSTNVIVMAATNRPDILDPALLRPGRFDRSVVLDRPDVKGRRAILEVHARGKPLDKDVDLDVLAKQTPGFSGADLANLVNEAAILAARRGKRRIGMSEFNEAVDRVIAGPERKSRVMGPKERQIVAYHEAGHALVAHILPNADPPYKISIVARGMAGGFTRFLPEEDRHLYTKSQFKDMLAAMLGGLVAEEMVFGEFTTGPQDDLERATRLARQMVTQFGMSERLGPRTFGRKEELIFLGKEIAEQRNYSEKIAEEIDEEVRQIIDHAYHTAKRVLAENRAKLDQLVQALLEKETLEGEELRALLETPPGQEPALPQPSPPQAPRPEGEREREKAPAPQTIVQPRPGLAFEGGGPMASALDDSAAGR from the coding sequence ATGAATGGGCGCTGGTTGCGGCAAGGGTTCCTCTATCTCCTCATCCTCGTAGCTGTAGTAGTTGTTATTTACTCTTTGTTGCCCCAGGGGCATGACCGCACCCAGGAGGTGGGACTGGCCGCCCTGGTCCAGGACGTGCGTCAGGGCCAGGTGGGCGAGGTCACCGTCTCCGGCAACACCGTCAGCTGGAAGCGCTTCGACAGCGACCAGCAGTTCCGCGCCCGTCTGGAGCAGGGCGACACAGTCCGCAAGGTGTTGCAGGACGCCGGCATCCCTCTGGAGCAGCAGCCTGTGGTGAAGACGGAGCAGGGGCGCCCGTGGGAGAGCATCCTCAACTTCTTCATCCAGCTCCTGCCCGTCATCCTCATCGTGGGCATCCTGTTCCTGTTCCTGCGGCAGGCCCAGGGCACCAACTCCCAGGCCCTGAACTTCGGCCGCAGCCGCGCGCGGCTCATCAACAGCTCCCGCCCCACCATCACCTTCGCCGACGTGGCCGGGGTGGACGAGGCCAAGGAGGAGCTCAAGGAGGTCGTGGAGTTCCTCAAGTACCCCGAGAAGTTCGCCAGCCTGGGGGCGCGGGTGCCCAAGGGCGTCCTCCTGGTGGGGCCGCCGGGCACCGGCAAGACCCTTCTGGCCAAGGCAGTGGCCGGAGAGGCCGGGGTGCCCTTCTTCTCCATCAGCGGCTCCGAGTTCGTGGAGATGTTCGTGGGCGTGGGCGCGGCCCGCGTGCGTGACCTGTTCGACCAGGCCAAGCGCAACTCGCCCTGCATCGTCTTCATCGACGAGATCGATGCTGTGGGCCGCCACCGAGGCGCCGGCCTGGGTGGCAGCCACGACGAGCGCGAGCAGACTCTCAACCAGATCCTGGTGGAGATGGACGGCTTCGACACCTCCACCAATGTCATCGTCATGGCTGCCACCAACCGCCCCGACATTCTGGACCCGGCCCTGCTGCGGCCGGGCCGCTTCGACCGCTCGGTGGTGCTGGACCGTCCCGACGTGAAGGGGCGCCGTGCCATCCTGGAGGTGCACGCCCGCGGCAAGCCCCTGGACAAGGACGTGGACCTGGACGTGCTGGCCAAGCAGACGCCGGGCTTCTCGGGGGCCGATCTGGCCAACCTGGTCAACGAGGCGGCCATCCTGGCCGCCCGCCGTGGCAAGCGTCGCATCGGCATGTCCGAATTCAACGAGGCGGTGGACCGGGTCATCGCCGGGCCCGAGCGCAAGAGCCGCGTCATGGGCCCCAAGGAGCGGCAGATCGTGGCCTACCACGAGGCCGGCCACGCCCTGGTGGCCCACATACTGCCCAACGCCGACCCGCCCTACAAGATAAGCATCGTCGCCCGGGGCATGGCCGGCGGCTTCACTCGCTTTCTGCCCGAGGAAGACCGCCACCTCTACACCAAGTCCCAGTTCAAGGACATGCTGGCCGCCATGCTGGGTGGCCTGGTGGCCGAGGAGATGGTCTTCGGCGAGTTCACCACCGGCCCCCAGGACGACCTGGAGCGGGCCACCCGCCTCGCCCGCCAGATGGTCACCCAGTTCGGCATGAGCGAGCGGCTGGGCCCCCGCACCTTCGGCCGCAAGGAGGAGCTCATCTTCCTGGGCAAGGAGATAGCGGAGCAGCGTAACTACTCCGAGAAGATCGCCGAGGAGATAGACGAGGAGGTCCGCCAGATCATCGACCACGCCTACCACACTGCCAAGCGGGTGCTGGCCGAGAACCGGGCCAAACTGGACCAGCTGGTGCAGGCCCTCCTGGAGAAGGAGACGCTGGAGGGCGAGGAACTGAGGGCGCTCCTGGAGACGCCCCCCGGCCAGGAGCCGGCCCTGCCCCAGCCGAGCCCGCCGCAGGCGCCCCGCCCCGAGGGGGAGAGGGAGCGAGAGAAGGCCCCCGCCCCCCAGACCATCGTCCAGCCGCGGCCGGGCCTGGCCTTCGAGGGTGGAGGCCCCATGGCCTCCGCCCTGGACGACTCCGCCGCCGGGCGTTAG